The genomic window AAGTAGCGAGTAAATTTATGCAGCCAGCACCACCGAGAATCCTGCAAGAATTGCTGGAACAAGGTTTAATTACTGAGTTACAAGCTAAACTTGCAGCGAAAGTTCCAATGGCTGATGATATTACTGTCGAAGCTGATTCTGGTGGACATACTGATAATCGTCCTTTGGTTTGTTTGCTCCCTTCAATGATTGCTTTAAGGGACGAAATCCAAGCTCAATATCATTATCCCCAAGCAATTAGAATTGGCGCAGCCGGCGGAATTGCTACCCCAGAATCAGCCTTAGCAGCTTTTATGATGGGTGCTGCTTATGTAGTTACTGGTTCGGTGAATCAAGCTTGTGTTGAATCTGGTGCTTGTGAGCATACCAAGAAATTATTAGCTCAAGCGGAAATGGCTGATGTAACTATGGCCCCCGCAGGCGATATGTTTGAAATGGGCGTGAAGGTACAAGTTCTCAAACGGGCGACAATGTTCCCCATGCGAGCGCAAAAACTGTATGAATTGTACCGCAGTTATAACTCAATTGAAGAAATTCCTCTGGCAGAAAGAGAGAAGTTAGAAAAACAAGTTTTCCGCAAAACTATTGCTGAGGTTTGGGAAGGAACTGCTGCTTACTTATCACAAAAAAATCCTGAAAAGTTAGGTAAAGCAGTTAATAATCCTAAACTGAAAATGGCTTTAATTTTTCGGTGGTATTTAGGATTATCTTCTCGTTGGTCTATTGGGGCTGAAAAAGGTAGAGAAGTTGATTATCAAATTTGGTGTGGCCCAGCAATGGGAAGTTTTAATGACTGGGTGCGTGGTTCTTATTTAGCTGAAGCACATAATCGTCATGTTGTTGATGTTGCTGATCATATTATGACGGGAGCAGCGTTTTTATATCGCATTCAAAGTTTGAAATTACAAGGAATGCAAATTCCTGATTTCTATATGCAATATCGTCCAGTTCGTTCTTAAGAAATAGGGGTGTAGGGGTATAGGGGTATAGGGGTGTAAGGGACGCGTAGAAAATTATTGGAGAATTGAAAATGACTGTAACACAATCTTATAGTGCAGCAGAGATTCAAGCTTGGATGGTGTCTCATCTGGCTGAGTTACTAGCAGTAGAAGCTGATGAAATTGACCCTAGTATTAATTTAGAAAGCTATGGTTTGGATTCTGCTCAAGCCATGACTATGGTGAGTCAACTTGAGAAATTATTAGGCTTTCAACCGTCTCCTTTGTTGTTGTGGCATTATCCCACAATTGAATCATTATCACAGCGTTTAGCTGAGGAAGTGGAAGAAAAATCAGATGTACAAGACACAGGTGTTGTACGTCCAAAAAATACTTCTAGTCTCAACGCTGATACCCCCACTTTGAACTTACAGGCTGAAGCTGTTCTTGACCCTACAATTCATCCTGGTGGTGCTATTCCTGTTGCTTTACCTGTAACTCAACCGAAGAAAGTATTTTTAACTGGTTCTACCGGGTTTTTAGGTGCTTTCATTATTCGGGAATTGCTCAAGCAAACTCAGGCTGATATCTATTGTTTGGTGCGTGCTGCTAACCTGGACGAAGCTGATAGTAAGCTGCAAAAGAATTTAGAACGCTATGGAATTTGTCAGGATGGGAGTAAGTCTAGAGTTATCCCTGTGATTGGTGATTTATCTGAACCGTTGTTAGGTTTAAGTTCTACACAGTTTCAAACTTTAGCGGCGGAAATTGACACTATTTATCATAGTGGTGCTTTGTTAAATTATGTTTTCCCTTACTCAGCATTAAAAGCTGCTAACGTTTTGGGAACTCAAGAGGTTTTGCGCTTGGCTTGTCAGGTGAAAGTGAAGCCTGTGCATTATGTTTCTAGTGTGGCGGTGTTTGAATCTCCTGTCTATGCTGGCCAGGTAGTAAAAGAAGATGATGATTTCAGCCATTGGGAAGGGATTTATCTGGGTTACTCCCAAACTAAATGGGTTGCAGAAAAGTTAGTCAAGATTGCGAGCGATCGCGGTTTACCTGTTACTATTCATAGACCCCCCCTCATCGCTGCTGACAGTGAGACAGGTATCGGTAACACCCACGACTTTATCAATTTGATGGTTAAGGGTTGTCTGCAAATGGGATATTTCCCGGAAGTGGAATATATGTTGGATATGTCCCCTGTAGATTATGTCAGCAAAGCGATTGTACATCTATCGATGCAAAAAGATGCGATCGGTCAAGCTTTCCACTTACAACATCCCGAACCCGTAGGTTTGAATGTCTTAGTTGACTGGGTACGCTCTTTTGGTTATGACATTAACATCATTCCCTACGAAGAATGGCAAGCTAAGTTAATTGAAAGTGCAACCTCTACAGATAATCCTTTGTATACTTTGCGTCCTTTCCTCTTAGAGCGTTGGTCTGATGAGCAATTAACTATTCCCGATTTGTACCTGAAAGCTAGAAGACCTCACATTAGTTGTGAAGAAACTGTGAAGGCTTTGGCTGGTAGTGATGTTGCTTGTGCGCCAATTGATTCTAAGTTATTCATGACCTACATCGCGTACTTACTTCAGAGTGGTTTTTTGACTCTGGCTTAGGAGAGATTTAACGCAGAGTAGCGCGGAGGTAAACGCGGAGGTACGCGGAGAGGTTACAAAAAATTAAATTTTATGCGTCCATGACCCAGTTTCGACAAGAGGCTGGGTTTTTCTTGTGATTGTCTAGCACTACTCCCTGTCACCTGTCCCCTGTCACCTGTCCCCAGTCCCCAGTCCCCTGTCACCTATAAATAAGTTTGCTATTAACACTAGCTTCATAAAATAAATGCTATAAATGAAGTTGATATAAAGTTAAACCTCACTGAACAAATCCTTGACTGTATGCCTGTACTGCAACAGAAGGCGATCAACACTGTTATAGGTCTATTTTCCTAAATTTTCTGCAATATGAGTGCAGTCTCCCAGCTTAAGTTCTCTAAGCAAGTATGAAGTGTAGCTGTCTTTATCGCATTTAGTTGTAGATGGGTGGGTAGTTGTTCTGATGGTTTGAACTGTATGTGTCTCTGTCTGAATTAGGCTGCACAGAGTTTATCAACTGTATCATGCGTGAATCCTGCCAATCAGAATACAGGTACTAGCAGGTTATAATGACAACTCTCACAGGTAAGACAGTCCTCTTGACCGATGCCTCACGCGGTCTTGGTTTGCACATTGCTCACGCTCTGGCTAAAGAGCAGGCAACAGTGGTGTGTGTTTCTCGTTCCCCTTCAGGATTAGAGCAAATTTGTCAAGCAATCAATGCCGCAGGTGGTCGGGCTATCTCTATTCCTTTCGATATCACCAATGTAGCACAATTATCATCTCTAATTCAGCAGGTTCACGCAACTGTCGGCCATGTTGATATTTTAATCAATAATGCTGGCATAGAAATTAATAGTGCTTTCGCAGATTATTCGCTATCAGAAATTCAGTCTGTCTTCAAAACTAATCTATTGGCTGCTATGGAATTAACTCGTTTATTACTCCCCAACATGATGGAACGAGGTAGCGGCCGCATTGTTAACATTGCTTCGCTGGCCGGTAAAAAAGGTATTGCTTTTAACAGCATTTATTCTGCCAGTAAAGCAGGTTTGATTATGTGGGCTGATGCCGTCCGTCAAGAGTTAGCTGGCCGCGATGTGGATATTTCCGTCGTTTGCCCAGGATATATTTCTGAAACTGGTATGACTATTGATCCGTGTGTATCTGCACCCAAGTTAGCGGGTACGAGTACGCCTAAACTAGGTTTAAATGCGGTAATGCGTGCAATTAAAGGCAAGCACACCCAAATCATTGTCAATCACAATCCAATTATGGAAGGTTTGACGAAATTGATGTTAGCTATGGGACAAATTGCTCCCACTGCGGTTGATACGCTTTATCGCTGGTTGGATATAGTGAATTTCAACCAAAGACGGGCAGAAAATAGGCGTAATTTTAGGTATGCTGCTATTGGACGTTAATAAAAATGACAGTCGGCTGATTCGGGGAAATGGCTTAGATGGTTAATACTGCCAATACTTTAGCTCCCAGCCACAACCCGCCACAGCAAGAGCAGCAACATAATTACAATCAGGCACTAGCTCTAGGAGACTCCAAGCTTGCGATGTCTGTAACCTAGCTGGTTCTGTGGGAGTTAGTGCTATCTCAATTTGTTCTAATTGTGCTAGTCCATCACCAGTGGCTTTTAAATAAGCTTCTTTACAAGTCCAATAACGGAAAAAAACTTTTTGTTTTTGATCGTCAGGTAGCGATCGCATTAAATCATATTCTTTTGGTAGAAAAAACCTTTGAGCTAAAGCTTCTACATCCGACATCGGACGCATAAACTCTAAATCCACACCAATTTGACGAGTATAATTCACCGCACACAAAGCTAAATTTTGGGAGTGCGACAAGTTAAACAACAAGCCACTGTGCTGTAAACTTGCGGCTAACAATGGTTTACCACGGGCTTCATAATCAAATTTGACTAGTTCTGGGTCAATTCCCAAATAGCCGCCTAATATCTGCCTGAGAATACCACGACCCGCAATAAAACGTTGCCGATGTTCAGGAAAATAAAATCTGTTAGCACGAGTCAGTTCATCGCTAGATAAGGTTGCTGTTAAATTCTCTAACTCTGATTCTGTTCTATCAAGATGAAATTGCCAAACATGAACCTCATCTGGTAATAAGTTTAAATTTTTGGGTGCAGGTAGCCAGGTCATTGGGGACTGGGGACTGGGGATTGGGGACTGGGGATTGGAGACTGGGGAAACGCTGTGACGCGCCCCGCAAGCTCAGTCGAGCCGCGTCAGTTGAACTGACTTTTCACGTTATGTGGAAAAGCTAACGCGAAACCTAACTCCCTCTTTCCCTAGTAGGGAAGGGGGAAAAGTTAAAGCCTCTCTCCTTGTAGGGGAGAGGTTTGGAGAGGGGTTTTCCAGATCCCGTGAAAAGTCAGGTCAGTTAAACGGTGACAGGGGAGAATAAGTAATGACTAATGACAAATAGGCATTTTGGCACACTTATTTGCAAAAGTATAGGTATGCTATGGAAGTGGGATAAATTTCGTGTGAAAAGTAATAAAACGTGTAATCTCTCAGCTGACTACTGAGGGATTTTTATTGAAACCTTATTATACTTTTTCTCTATTCATAATTTCAAAATAATATTCCCTTCAAGTATTTATATGGTTGTTAACAGACACTCATTAAATAGAGTTCATTTCCACGCGGTCTAAAAATTCTCAGTGGGATGTTTAAGTTAACTGTTGTCTACGCCTTTTTTTGTAATTGACTAGGCATAATATCAAAGTTAACAAAATAATCGCTTTCAACGCAGAAGGTTCTACTACCTTCTTCACTTCTGGAATCTGGGTTATGGGAATGTCACATTGTACTTCACTCACTTGACCACTATTCCCAGAACCACCACCAAGATTTAAATCAGGACATACATAATCGGGAGGTAGTGGTGTTGGTGTCTCAGTAATTTCAGGAACAGATGGAGTAGCAGCTCTAGCTGTACTTGATGGATTGTTTCTACCACCCAGCAATAGCAGGAATAAAGCCAATAAACCTAGCCCTGCAAAGATTGGGAACAAGCCAGGACGACCTTTTGACGGAGTTGAAAAAACTTCTTCGCCAGGAATTTCTGCTATGTCTAATACCTTGTCATCGGCTACTGACGGAAGTGTTAAATCAGCAAATGTATCCCCAGGAACTATTTCACCTCTTCCAACCAAGTTATCTGGAGGTTGAACTATTTTCCTTCCATACCAACCATCACCTTGTGAATTGGGGGTATAGGGACGAGACATGATTTCCAAAATACTTTTCTTCAGTTCCGCTTCATTTCCTGTCCGCAAAGCATTTAATCCTTTAGAGAGATTACGCAGATAAAAATCTCTCATATCTGGGTCTAGTCTCAGATCACGAATTTGTTGTGTTAGGTCAGGAATTTTTGATGCTTCTTCTAAAAAAACACGTCCGAAAGCATATTTAAAATTGAGCAATCCATTCCGTAAATTTTCTCCCTTTAATGGCGACCAAGCGAAGTTTTGAGTAACAGCCCCCAAACCACTCACAGGTCTACGACTGACAAGACCTCCCAGTGCATATTGATGGCTATCCAGAACTATTGGAGATGAGTCTCTCCAAAATGAAGTATAGGGTGTTTGAACAAGATTGGGATTGTTATTATAAAAACCAGCAAACCTACGGTAGTTATCATCTCCACCAGCTGCTTTCATCAGCATCTCTTGATAGGTAAGTCCACTATTAGATTCAATAATTTTCTGAACTACCCCACCAGTTTTATTACAGCTTAGACCAAATCCCACAACACATTCAGGGATTACTCGCATCTTACGCAAACCAGCTTCGTTGTTTTGTAGCTGGAACTGCAATAACTGTGATTCTTGTCCTGGTGGAATCTTTACCGGCGCGCCAACATTTAGTCCTCGCTGCTGTGCATTAGCTGTCTGGCTAATAATCAGTGCTGTGAGTAAAGACGAACAGACAAGTGTGATATTTTTGATAGTCGATTTCAACAAGACCCTTCTCCGGTAGATGACACAGAATAATTGAATGCTTGGTAAGAGCAATTAATGAGGCTGGAAAATCTCTATGTGAGAGATAGATAATCAGTTTTGAGGTGAAGAAGAACTGATATTTTTAGGTAATTGGATATTAATAGTAATTGCTGTTCCTTTAAGTCCTCCTGTCGTCAGTGGGTGATACATAATTAATGCGCGGTTTGGCTGATCGAAGAGAAAACCACGACGGGAGGGTTTGATTTTTCCATCCTTGACTAGAGTAATAAAGGCTTCTAAATATCTGCGTATGCTCGGTTGAGTTTCCTGCGTTACATTAGTGTGACGCTCAATCAGAGTCATAAAGAAGTCTAGACTGCGGCTGTCTTGCCCTAAAATCAGACTGCTATTATCTAAGAAAGAACTACCAATTAACTTGCCTTCCTGCTCTTTCACTTTAAACAATGTGTAGTAGCGTCCCTCTTTGTTGGGATCATTCACATAGCACACCCAAGAACCATCTTCAGCACGTGAAAAGCCTTGTTCTGCAAGGTAAGAAAACAAAGAACTAGTTTTTTGACCTGGTAGGGAAGGTAACAAATTCTCAACAGGGTCTAAAGAGCAAATCTTTTGGGTAGTTGTGGCTTGAGGAGTATTAGGTATTTCTTGAGCATTGACGTGTAACTGCTTGATATTAAATATAGCTATAGAAGCAATAGCAGTAAAGGCAATTAATCTATTTAGGTGAATAATTTGACTCATTTTTGTGTCCTCGTTGATGCTGTTATTCAAATCTG from Nostoc sp. UHCC 0870 includes these protein-coding regions:
- a CDS encoding thioester reductase domain-containing protein, which encodes MTVTQSYSAAEIQAWMVSHLAELLAVEADEIDPSINLESYGLDSAQAMTMVSQLEKLLGFQPSPLLLWHYPTIESLSQRLAEEVEEKSDVQDTGVVRPKNTSSLNADTPTLNLQAEAVLDPTIHPGGAIPVALPVTQPKKVFLTGSTGFLGAFIIRELLKQTQADIYCLVRAANLDEADSKLQKNLERYGICQDGSKSRVIPVIGDLSEPLLGLSSTQFQTLAAEIDTIYHSGALLNYVFPYSALKAANVLGTQEVLRLACQVKVKPVHYVSSVAVFESPVYAGQVVKEDDDFSHWEGIYLGYSQTKWVAEKLVKIASDRGLPVTIHRPPLIAADSETGIGNTHDFINLMVKGCLQMGYFPEVEYMLDMSPVDYVSKAIVHLSMQKDAIGQAFHLQHPEPVGLNVLVDWVRSFGYDINIIPYEEWQAKLIESATSTDNPLYTLRPFLLERWSDEQLTIPDLYLKARRPHISCEETVKALAGSDVACAPIDSKLFMTYIAYLLQSGFLTLA
- a CDS encoding SDR family NAD(P)-dependent oxidoreductase gives rise to the protein MTTLTGKTVLLTDASRGLGLHIAHALAKEQATVVCVSRSPSGLEQICQAINAAGGRAISIPFDITNVAQLSSLIQQVHATVGHVDILINNAGIEINSAFADYSLSEIQSVFKTNLLAAMELTRLLLPNMMERGSGRIVNIASLAGKKGIAFNSIYSASKAGLIMWADAVRQELAGRDVDISVVCPGYISETGMTIDPCVSAPKLAGTSTPKLGLNAVMRAIKGKHTQIIVNHNPIMEGLTKLMLAMGQIAPTAVDTLYRWLDIVNFNQRRAENRRNFRYAAIGR
- the hetI gene encoding 4'-phosphopantetheinyl transferase HetI yields the protein MTWLPAPKNLNLLPDEVHVWQFHLDRTESELENLTATLSSDELTRANRFYFPEHRQRFIAGRGILRQILGGYLGIDPELVKFDYEARGKPLLAASLQHSGLLFNLSHSQNLALCAVNYTRQIGVDLEFMRPMSDVEALAQRFFLPKEYDLMRSLPDDQKQKVFFRYWTCKEAYLKATGDGLAQLEQIEIALTPTEPARLQTSQAWSLLELVPDCNYVAALAVAGCGWELKYWQY
- a CDS encoding PfaD family polyunsaturated fatty acid/polyketide biosynthesis protein; this encodes MTTVDTIINKHDNGLGFSSHTYNHNLVWKGSLDCVAFERTDIKTKLLALDKPCYVVKVAGKVGVTNDGYLAPSEHGVLGQLELLTSIAPIPSQQLGDPSFLSAYGVKYAYMTGAMAGGLASVAMVIALGRNKILSSFGAGGLTPDTIEAAINKIQQALPHSPYAFNLIHSPNDMAVERRAVDLYLRYGVKVVEASAFLDLTPNIVYYRVAGLSLNDANQIEIKNKVIAKISRREVASKFMQPAPPRILQELLEQGLITELQAKLAAKVPMADDITVEADSGGHTDNRPLVCLLPSMIALRDEIQAQYHYPQAIRIGAAGGIATPESALAAFMMGAAYVVTGSVNQACVESGACEHTKKLLAQAEMADVTMAPAGDMFEMGVKVQVLKRATMFPMRAQKLYELYRSYNSIEEIPLAEREKLEKQVFRKTIAEVWEGTAAYLSQKNPEKLGKAVNNPKLKMALIFRWYLGLSSRWSIGAEKGREVDYQIWCGPAMGSFNDWVRGSYLAEAHNRHVVDVADHIMTGAAFLYRIQSLKLQGMQIPDFYMQYRPVRS